The following proteins are encoded in a genomic region of Magnolia sinica isolate HGM2019 chromosome 1, MsV1, whole genome shotgun sequence:
- the LOC131245405 gene encoding uncharacterized protein LOC131245405, translating into MNTLRSQPTPDGTQRSEPEILSQLLGTRSGYVRGFGHGAKLMAPARAASSRSIVVGDSAVRRADTAEREVQQLRVVVDDIKDQLDRQREEQARQREEQERRMEEMRVEHERRMIEMFQVIAARLPTDALAPPPSSV; encoded by the coding sequence atgaacaccttacgtagtcagcccactcccgatggtactcaacggagtgagccagagatcctgagtcaattgcttggcacccgttctggatatgttcgtgggtttggccatggtgccaagctcatggcacctgcTAGAGCTGCCTCTAGccgatccatcgtcgttggcgacagcgccgtacgccgagctgataccgcagagagagaggttcagcagctacgggtcgtcgtcgatgacatcaaagatcagctggacAGACAAAGGGAAGAgcaggcgaggcagagggaggagcaggagaggaggatggaggagatgcgggtggagcatgagcgacggatgatagagatgtttcaggttatcgctgcacgcttacccactgATGCCCTAGCGCCTCCGCCTTCATctgtgtga